The following are from one region of the Oryzias melastigma strain HK-1 linkage group LG22, ASM292280v2, whole genome shotgun sequence genome:
- the LOC112147825 gene encoding cytochrome c oxidase subunit 8A, mitochondrial, giving the protein MPALLRTIARRAAHALRSPVLRANMYSKPPKENIGVVETTIGMGVFTLTILGPSGWILAHLEDYKKKE; this is encoded by the exons ATGCCGGCCCTCCTGAGGACGATCGCCCGCCGTGCTGCTCACGCCCTGCGGAGCCCCGTCCTGCGGGCAAACATGTACTCAAAGCCGCCGAAGGAAAACATCGGCGTGGTT GAAACGACCATTGGAATGGGGGTGTTCACCTTGACCATCCTGGGACCGTCCGGATGGATCTTGGCTCACCTGGAGGATTACAAGAAGAAGGAGTAG